The Leucothrix mucor DSM 2157 DNA window CGAACTTGCTGCTGTTGAGTCGCTGCATTATTTCCTGCACGCTGACCGCCATAGTTATGACTATGACCCGCTGTACCACCTGGGTGGCTGTGAGTTACTGCATTGGTAAATTGGTTACGTGGATGAGTGTGTGAACCCGCCTGAGTAACACGAACCGCAGTTTGGCCTTGGTTCACATTCGCTGCACGTACTTGCACTTGTGGACGCGCTGCTGGTTGAGCTTGGCCTTGGCAACTGTAGCGATGTGAATGCTGGTTAGCACCGTTTGGATGCGTATGAGAAACCGAGCGTGTGCAACGGTTAGCAGGGTGGCTATGCGTATTTGCAGTATTGGCAGCTGCTACTTGTGTGCGGTTAACATAAACTGGGGCTGGGCGTTGCTTGCTAACAATCGGTGGCAAACCTGCGCCAGGGCCAACATAGACACTTCGGGTCGCGCCGGTATTAGTGGATGTTGATGAGCCTGCGGCATAAATGCTAATGCCTGAGCGATTAACCGTTGCTGGCAGTGGTGTCGGCGCAGGTCTTGGTGCTGTTTTTACCGCAGGAATTGCGCTGTAGCTGTAATCAGTCGCCAGATAGCGCTTGTTAACCCAACCACTGACACCATTGTAAGCCACTTTTACCCAAGTACTACGACCAACCTGAGTGCTTTCGCCATTACTGGTTACGTTGCTGCCGGATGCTGGAATCTCACCAATAATGGTGCTGCTAGCATTTGGCTGGCTGCGCATATTCAGGGTATCCCAGCTCGCAACGCCTGAGACGATGTAACGCTCGGCAGCCACTGTCTGGCTCATTGGCGCCATGCCGAGGCTGAAAATAATGGTAGACA harbors:
- a CDS encoding SH3 domain-containing protein — translated: MNVMSRLKQVASVSTIIFSLGMAPMSQTVAAERYIVSGVASWDTLNMRSQPNASSTIIGEIPASGSNVTSNGESTQVGRSTWVKVAYNGVSGWVNKRYLATDYSYSAIPAVKTAPRPAPTPLPATVNRSGISIYAAGSSTSTNTGATRSVYVGPGAGLPPIVSKQRPAPVYVNRTQVAAANTANTHSHPANRCTRSVSHTHPNGANQHSHRYSCQGQAQPAARPQVQVRAANVNQGQTAVRVTQAGSHTHPRNQFTNAVTHSHPGGTAGHSHNYGGQRAGNNAATQQQQVRQQVTVAQGALVTHIHPATQYNQQVTHTHAGGDVIHPHDFLMPRAAVQTQAQQQVQVSANTHTHPKNQFTNSVTHTHLNGANSHNHNYGGAR